From Bacillota bacterium:
TTTCCGCCAGGTTGGCTCCCTTACCCCCCAAGAGCGCCCACATGTCCGCTTGGCCTTCCTCGAAGAAGTAGAGGTATTCCCCCATCGTTATCCCCCTCGTACGATTATGCTGATGACCTGGGACGCTGTTTCCTCCACGGCCCTGTTCGTGACGTCCACCACGGCGCATCCCAGCCGGCGGAACACCTCGTCCGCATACTCCAGTTCCATGAGTATCCTGGCGGGGTCCGCATAGCTGGCGGTGGGGTTCAACCCAATGACCTTGAGTCTCTCCTGCCTTATCTCTAGCAGCTGCTCCGGCGCTATGGTGAGGCCCACGATCCTCTCGCGCTTCACGGACCATAGCTCCTTGGGCAGTTCCACCTCAGGTACCAGGGGCACATTGGATACCTTGTGACACCGCTGGGCCAGGTAGAGGCTGACCGGGGTTTTTGACGTGCGGGAGATGCCCAGGAGCACCACATCAGCCTCCAATAAGCCCCTGGGGTCCTTCCCGTCATCCGACTTCACGCTGAACTCAACGGCCTCCACCCGGCGGAAGTACTCCTCATCCAGCTTGTATACCCTGCCGGGTTCAAGGTGAGGCTCCTCCCCCGTTACCTGCGCCAAGGCCTCCATGGCAGGGCCCATCACGTCCACAGTGGGGATGCCCTTCCCCTCGGCCTCACGGCGCA
This genomic window contains:
- a CDS encoding pyruvate, water dikinase regulatory protein — translated: MEGKAQRRVPSVFVVSDALGETAELVARAAASQYPRDLEFRRIPRVKDEQAIQSIVKEASEQSAAIIYTFILPHLRDAMRREAEGKGIPTVDVMGPAMEALAQVTGEEPHLEPGRVYKLDEEYFRRVEAVEFSVKSDDGKDPRGLLEADVVLLGISRTSKTPVSLYLAQRCHKVSNVPLVPEVELPKELWSVKRERIVGLTIAPEQLLEIRQERLKVIGLNPTASYADPARILMELEYADEVFRRLGCAVVDVTNRAVEETASQVISIIVRGG